From the genome of Ziziphus jujuba cultivar Dongzao chromosome 6, ASM3175591v1, one region includes:
- the LOC132804030 gene encoding uncharacterized protein LOC132804030, whose product MEKKWIWCHDKLSGEYTNGVKSFIELAKHHLDEDNRTRCPCRYCRNVYFQDISVVKRHLWVKGFSPDYHNWIYHGEALNFQGIEMGFEEDDEAVEHDQEEDDNDDIRVALQDATGDMDIDVDAYKGHIGDQDHRNKEFSGLFAEVESELYPGCTKFSALTFLVRLMHIKALNHWSNKSFSMLLELLKEALPEQESAELDKCPICAEPRYKFQGTEGKRIPQKVLRYFSITPRLQRLFTSHHTAIDMRWHKEKRPNTNGVLRHPADGEAWKHFDEQYLIFAMDPCNVRLGAATDGFNPFSNMSTSYSMWPVMLVPYNLPPWKCLKETFSMMSLLIPGPTAPGKDIDVYLRPMIDELKDLWTNGVTTYDISKKERFTMHAAMLWTIHDFPAYGTLSGWSTKGYKACPTCNEDTSSQALRSKICYMGHRRYLSINHAWRNNRQYDGKPERRLAPRQFSGAEILQQLDRTIESRPGKHPNNVDKKRKRAAFGTMLEIKGKSKDTDKAHMDLKDLNIRKELHLQETGDGDAANISKNVNIKDGKISGLKTHDSHVLLQQLFPVGIRSYIKKEVCGTIIEMCMFFQKLCARTLSVSDLDMLQEGIILTLCKLERIFPPAFFDIMVHLAVHLPYETKMVGPIHTRWMYPFERNKAHPKGSIAEGYVVNEALTYCSMYLHGIETRFNLPERNKDGENQIASTLSVFTQPVNLLGKPQFVELKDDDYKKAHWYILYNCCELQPYFE is encoded by the exons atggaaaaaaaatggatatggtgTCATGATAAGCTGTCAGGTGAATACACAAATGGTGttaaatcatttattgaatTGGCTAAACATCATTTAGATGAAGATAATAGGACTAGATGTCCTTGTCGATATTGTCGGAATGTGTATTTCCAAGATATAAGTGTAGTTAAACGACATTTATGGGTGAAAGGATTTTCACCAGATTATCACAATTGGATTTATCATGGAGAGGCATTGAATTTTCAAGGtattgaaatgggttttgaggaagatgatgaagctGTTGAACATGATCaggaagaagatgataatgatgatatcaGGGTAGCATTGCAAGATGCTACAGGTGACATGGATATTGATGTAGATGCATATAAAGGTCACATTGGAGATCAAGATCatagaaataaagaattttcaGGATTATTTGCTGAAGTTGAAAGCGAGTTATATCCAGGGTGTACAAAATTCTCTGCATTGACTTTTTTGGTCAGGTTAATGCATATAAAAGCTTTAAACCATTGGAGTAACAAGTCATTTAGTATGTTGCTTGAACTTCTCAAGGAAGCACTTCCAGAGCAAG AATCAGCTGAATTGGATAAATGTCCAATATGTGCTGAACCGAGATACAAATTTCAAGGTACTGAGGGGAAAAGGATCCCTCAAAAGGTGCTTCGATATTTTTCTATCACTCCAAGATTGCAAAGATTATTTACATCTCACCATACTGCTATTGATATGAGATGGCACAAAGAGAAGCGTCCTAACACAAATGGAGTATTGAGGCATCCAGCAGATGGAGAAGCATGGAAGCACTTTGATGAACAATATCTGATATTTGCTATGGATCCTTGTAATGTCCGGCTAGGTGCTGCCACTGATGGATTTAATCCTTTTAGTAACATGAGTACTTCGTATAGCATGTGGCCAGTGATGTTAGTGCCTTATAACCTGCCACCTTGGAAGTGCCTGAAAGAGACTTTTTCGATGATGTCACTATTAATACCAGGCCCAACGGCACCTGGAAAAGACATTGATGTGTACTTACGGCCCATGATTGATGAATTGAAAGATCTATGGACAAATGGTGTCACCACTTATGACATCTCTAAAAAGGAGAGGTTTACAATGCATGCAGCAATGTTGTGGACAATACATGACTTTCCAGCATATGGAACACTTTCTGGATGGAGTACCAAAGGATACAAAGCATGTCCGACTTGTAATGAAGATACTTCTTCCCAAGCTTTAAGAAGTAAGATTTGTTACATGGGACATCGTCGATATTTATCCATAAATCATGCATGGAGAAATAATCGACAATATGATGGAAAGCCTGAACGAAGGTTAGCTCCAAGGCAGTTTTCAGGAGCTGAAATATTACAACAGTTAGATAGGACAATTGAGAGCAGACCGGGGAAACATCCTAACAATGtggataaaaagagaaaacgtGCTGCCT TTGGAACAATGTTGGAGATCAAAGGTAAGTCGAAGGATACTGACAAGGCACATATGGATTTAAAGGATCTGAATATTCGAAAAGAATTGCATTTACAAGAAACTGGCG ATGGCGATGCtgctaatatttcaaagaatgtgAACATTAAGGATGGTAAGATATCAGGTTTGAAAACTCATGATAGTCATGTTCTTTTGCAACAACTTTTTCCCGTGGGTATAAGATCTTACATTAAGAAAGAGGTTTGTGGAACAATTATTGAAATGTGCATGTTCTTCCAAAAACTTTGTGCACGAACTCTATCTGTTTCAgacttggatatgttacaagaGGGGATAATACTTACATTGTGTAAATTGGAAAGAATATTCCCTCCAGCCTTTTTTGATATCATGGTTCATCTAGCAGTTCACCTACCATATGAGACAAAAATGGTAGGACCAATACATACTCGTTGGATGTATCCTTTTGAAAG aaataAAGCTCATCCAAAAGGTTCAATAGCAGAGGGTTATGTTGTCAATGAGGCATTAACTTATTGTTCAATGTACCTTCATGGTATTGAAACTCGATTCAATCTGCCAGAACGTAATAAAGATGGTGAGAATCAGATTGCTTCGACTTTGTCAGTATTCACTCAACCTGTGAACTTGTTGGGGAAACCTCAATTTGTTGAACTGAAAGATGATGATTATAAAAAAGCTCATTGGTACATCCTTTACAATTGCTGTGAGTTGCAGCCATATTTTGAGTAA